The DNA sequence AGCGCCGCGCCCGCGTCGGCCGCCGCGGTGCGGACGCCGCGCTCGCGGTCGTCCGACGACGGGGCCTCGTCCGGCTCGCGCAGGTACCGCACGCGCCGGTGGCCCGCGCCCACCAGCCGCGTCACGACTTCGGCCGAGGCCGACACGTAATCCGCGCCCACGTAGGGGATCGTGCCACCCAGCTCGGTCCGGCGTCCGATGTAGACGATCGGGAAGCCGCTCTCCAGCAGCTCGCCGACCGCGGCCACCGGGACGTGCCGGCCCAGGAACAGGCAGCCGTCGGCGAGCCGGGTGCGGCGGATCCGGGTGTGGTCGGGCACCGCGCTGGACGCGGTGAACATGATCAGGTCCTGGCCGAGCGCGGCCGCTTCCGCCTCGATCCCGACCAGGATCGGGTAGTAGGAGTCGGCGACGTCGATCGGGAAGGCCGGGGTGAACGTGTAGACGCCGAGCAGGTTGTTGCGCGCCGACGCCAGCCGCGTCGCCACCGGGTCCGGCACGTACCCCAGCCGCTCGGCGGCTTCCAGCACGCGCAGCCGGGTGCGCTCGGAAAGCCGGACGCCGGTGCGGTTCCCGCCCAGCACCACCGAGACCGTCGCCTGCGAAACCCCGGCGACACGCGCGATGTCGGCCTGCCTCGGCGTCCGCCGCGCCCTGCTCATCGACACCTCGCTCGGGTCGCCGCACCGGGGGTCAGCCGACTCGGTTCAGTAGCCAGCGTGCGGCCCGGCCGGAACACCGTCAACCGTTTTGCCCGAAACTCCAGCGAACCTGTCCCGACCGTACTAATACGTATTACTCCATTGACTTCGCTGTCGGACGCGTGCCACCGTCGCCGGAACGCGAACACTTCGAAGGCGAAGGAGCGGCACCATGTCCCTCACTCGACGCGGCCTGCTGGCCGGTGCCGCCGCACTCGGCGCGGGCGCCCTCCTGCCGGCGCCGGCCCTCGCGGCCCAGGCCGGCTTCCCCGACTACCGGTACCAGCGGCTCGCACTGGTGAAGAGCAAGCTCGAGTACAACCCCACCGGCGAGCTGATCTTCCCCTGCATCCGCGGGACCGCGGGCCGGATCCCGGACGCGCTCGGGGCGTACTACCTCTACTACGCCCCGCACGACGCGCCGGGCGGGATCTGCCTGGCCTACGCGAACACCCTCGACCAGGAGTTCACCGAGTACGCGGGCAACCCGATCATCGAGAACTCGTGGCCCGGCGAGTACTCGGTCAGCCACGTCTCGTCGCCGCACGCGCTGTGGAACGACGACGTCAAGCGGATCTACCTGTACTTCCACGGCGAGAACACGGTGACCCGCCTCGCCAGCTCGGCCGACGGCATCCACTTCACCTACGAGAAGGAGGTGCTGTCCACCCGGCTGCAGCCCGCCGGCACGACCGAGACGTCCTACGCGCGGGTGTTCCGCCAGGACGTGCCGTCGAAGAACGCCCGGTACGTCATGGTC is a window from the Amycolatopsis sp. NBC_00355 genome containing:
- a CDS encoding LacI family DNA-binding transcriptional regulator; its protein translation is MSRARRTPRQADIARVAGVSQATVSVVLGGNRTGVRLSERTRLRVLEAAERLGYVPDPVATRLASARNNLLGVYTFTPAFPIDVADSYYPILVGIEAEAAALGQDLIMFTASSAVPDHTRIRRTRLADGCLFLGRHVPVAAVGELLESGFPIVYIGRRTELGGTIPYVGADYVSASAEVVTRLVGAGHRRVRYLREPDEAPSSDDRERGVRTAAADAGAALTVTRTDGTDLSAATITAWLEDGVTALVVEETDTGAVFHATWRALGEAGVSVPGDVSLAVLGRPPGVPAGPEISGFEVPRREMGRAAVRLLATLLDPAAADPSVHRLLTCPPVAGATIAPAP